A window of Corallococcus macrosporus DSM 14697 contains these coding sequences:
- a CDS encoding NfeD family protein — translation MDLTPTAWQLWLIAALLLGALELQLTSFMVLWLAVGALASSIGAALGLGLNGQLYLFTAVSVALFAASRTLFKRVFMRDAAHLKTGIEAMLGQEAVVVESLGDPLGGTVRINGELWTARSLSGPVPEGERVTVEQVEGLKLWVRRPTASMPVPLGDPRKE, via the coding sequence ATGGACCTCACTCCCACCGCGTGGCAGCTCTGGCTGATCGCGGCGCTCCTGCTCGGCGCGCTGGAGCTCCAGCTCACCAGCTTCATGGTCCTCTGGCTGGCCGTGGGGGCCCTGGCGTCATCGATTGGCGCGGCCCTGGGCCTGGGGCTCAATGGCCAGCTCTACCTGTTCACCGCCGTCTCCGTCGCCCTGTTCGCGGCCTCCCGCACCCTCTTCAAGCGCGTTTTCATGCGCGACGCCGCGCATCTAAAGACGGGCATCGAGGCCATGCTGGGCCAGGAGGCGGTGGTGGTGGAGTCCCTGGGCGACCCGCTCGGGGGCACGGTGCGCATCAACGGTGAGCTGTGGACAGCCCGCTCCCTGTCGGGCCCGGTGCCCGAGGGGGAGCGCGTCACGGTGGAGCAGGTGGAAGGTCTCAAGCTCTGGGTGCGCCGACCGACGGCGTCCATGCCGGTTCCCCTGGGGGACCCAAGGAAGGAGTAG
- a CDS encoding SPFH domain-containing protein, producing MEVVTIFGVFAVILVGIAATGIRIVPQAKVMVVERLGKFYKTASSGLNFLIPFVDSPRAIEMRTGNRFMRSNLVDLREQVMGFDTVQVITHDNVNMEVGSVIYYQIVEPAKALYQVENLALAIEQLTMTNLRNIMGGLTLDQTLTSRETVNTKLRMVLDEATEKWGVKVTRVELREIEPPQAIKAAMAKQMTAERERRAEVTKAEGDKAAAILQAEGEKISRILRAEAERDAEIARAEGHKRATMLQAEGKAEATRLVFEAIHNGRATPEVLALRYMETLQELGKGDNKMFVPYEATATLGAVASLKEVFTQTADTARPAAPAPARSAASLNSQGIARNVVVPEHATLPGGTPAVPPRRQQRPVQDAQDD from the coding sequence ATGGAAGTCGTGACGATCTTCGGCGTCTTCGCGGTCATCCTGGTGGGCATCGCCGCCACCGGCATCCGCATCGTTCCGCAGGCCAAGGTGATGGTCGTGGAGCGGCTGGGGAAGTTCTACAAGACGGCCAGCAGCGGCCTCAACTTCCTCATCCCCTTCGTGGACTCGCCCCGCGCCATCGAGATGCGCACGGGAAACCGCTTCATGCGCAGCAACCTCGTGGACCTGCGCGAACAGGTGATGGGCTTCGACACCGTCCAGGTCATCACCCATGACAACGTCAACATGGAGGTCGGCTCGGTCATCTACTACCAGATCGTCGAGCCCGCGAAGGCGCTCTACCAGGTGGAGAACCTCGCGCTCGCCATCGAGCAGCTCACGATGACGAACCTGCGCAACATCATGGGCGGGCTGACGCTGGACCAGACGCTCACCAGCCGCGAGACGGTCAACACCAAGCTGCGCATGGTGCTGGACGAGGCCACCGAGAAGTGGGGCGTCAAGGTGACGCGCGTGGAGCTGCGCGAAATCGAGCCGCCCCAGGCCATCAAGGCCGCCATGGCCAAGCAGATGACCGCCGAGCGCGAGCGCCGCGCCGAGGTCACCAAGGCCGAGGGCGACAAGGCCGCCGCCATCCTCCAGGCCGAGGGCGAGAAGATCTCCCGCATCCTCCGCGCCGAGGCCGAGCGCGACGCCGAGATTGCCCGCGCCGAAGGCCACAAGCGCGCCACCATGCTGCAGGCCGAGGGCAAGGCCGAGGCCACCCGGCTCGTCTTCGAGGCCATCCACAACGGCCGCGCCACCCCCGAGGTGCTCGCGCTGCGCTACATGGAAACGCTCCAGGAACTGGGCAAGGGCGACAACAAGATGTTCGTCCCCTACGAGGCCACCGCCACGCTGGGCGCCGTCGCCTCGCTCAAGGAGGTCTTCACCCAGACCGCGGACACCGCCAGGCCCGCCGCCCCGGCGCCCGCCCGCTCCGCCGCGAGCCTCAACTCCCAGGGCATTGCCCGGAACGTGGTGGTCCCCGAGCACGCCACCCTCCCCGGCGGCACGCCCGCCGTGCCGCCTCGCCGCCAGCAGCGGCCCGTCCAGGACGCCCAGGACGACTGA